Proteins co-encoded in one Verrucomicrobiota bacterium genomic window:
- a CDS encoding SGNH/GDSL hydrolase family protein — LLPVMMQKLREGKTLHILAWGDSVTVGTFVPNPERERWQEQFVIRLRERFPQARIELVTEAWGGRNTASYLAEPPGSPHNYREKVLGAKPDLVISEFVNDAGLKPEQVEERYSRLLADFRAIGAEWIILTPHYVRPDWMNLTREREVDEDPRPYVTALRAFTAKHGVALGDASLRYGRLWRQGIPHSSLLLNAINHPDPRGMKLFADSLLALF; from the coding sequence TCTCCTGCCCGTAATGATGCAGAAGCTGCGCGAGGGTAAAACGCTACACATCCTGGCCTGGGGCGATAGTGTGACCGTGGGCACCTTCGTGCCCAATCCGGAACGGGAGCGCTGGCAGGAACAATTTGTGATCCGGCTCCGGGAACGCTTCCCGCAGGCTCGCATTGAACTCGTGACGGAGGCCTGGGGTGGTCGCAATACCGCCAGCTACCTTGCCGAGCCGCCGGGTAGCCCGCATAACTACCGGGAAAAAGTGCTGGGCGCAAAACCCGACCTGGTGATCTCCGAATTTGTCAACGATGCCGGGTTGAAACCGGAACAGGTGGAGGAGCGCTATTCACGGTTGCTGGCGGATTTTCGCGCCATCGGCGCCGAGTGGATCATCCTCACACCGCATTATGTGCGCCCGGACTGGATGAACCTCACGCGCGAACGCGAGGTGGATGAGGATCCCCGCCCGTATGTGACCGCCTTGCGCGCGTTTACCGCCAAGCATGGGGTGGCTTTGGGGGATGCCTCATTGCGTTACGGACGTCTCTGGCGGCAGGGAATTCCCCACAGTTCCTTGCTCTTGAACGCCATCAACCATCCCGATCCGCGCGGCATGAAACTGTTCGCGGATAGCTTGCTGGCACTGTTCTGA